A single window of Lutzomyia longipalpis isolate SR_M1_2022 chromosome 1, ASM2433408v1 DNA harbors:
- the LOC129787438 gene encoding zinc carboxypeptidase-like isoform X2, translating to MSVSSCDIADKARYDNYRLYRLHLETEEQVKMLQELEKMSDSYIFIGHARHPDQDLTIIVAAHKIAEAADLFKRYNITAQVLVFNIQEKIEKEWDNVLPEKTPGYQLDWQHYFHLETINQWLDLQLSNHKDLTSVSLGNSFEGRNIRGVKLSRKAGNTAVFVEGGIHAREWISPATSTYILNQLLTSSDPRVKELSENFDWFFFPVVNPDGYVYTFENDRLWRKNRKPYGPICRGVDLNRNFNSSWNGPGSSSDPCTYDFAGGSVNSEPEVAAIAQFIKTHVKESRIKTFLSLHSYSQLLMFPFGSTTEQVPNYSDLKEIGQKAIDALAKKHGTKFKTGSIIETIYPSSGGSSDWAYEEVGIKISYTFELRGPPDSTDMFILPANQITPVGEETLEAFIVIMNEAKARGYYNDA from the exons A TGTCGGTCAGTTCATGTGATATTGCTGATAAGGCACGCTATGACAACTACCGGCTGTACCGGCTTCATCTGGAGACCGAGGAGCAGGTGAAGATGCTGCAGGAATTGGAGAAAATGAGCGACAGCTACATTTTCATTGGGCACGCCAGGCATCCGGATCAGGACTTAACAATAATTGTTGCTGCTCATAAGATTGCCGAAGCTGCGGATCTCTTCAAGAGATACAACATTACAGCCCAGGTGCTGGTCTTCAATATTCAGGAGAAGATTGAGAAAGAATGGGATAATGTGCTGCCAGAGAAAACGCCTGGGTATCAATTGGATTGGCAGCATTACTTCCATTTGGAGACCATCAATCAGTGGTTGGATCTTCAACTGAGCAACCACAAGGATCTCACCTCTGTAAGTCTGGGAAATAGTTTCGAAGGACGCAACATCAGAGGTGTTAAGTTGTCGAGGAAAGCTGGGAATACAGCAGTGTTTGTGGAAGGGGGTATTCATGCAAGAGAATGGATTTCACCTGCAACCAGCACATACATTCTCAATCAACTTCTCACGTCATCAG atcCTCGTGTGAAGGAATTATCAGAGAATTTTGACTGGTTTTTCTTCCCTGTCGTCAATCCTGATGGTTACGTTTACACCTTTGAAAATGATCGTTTGTGGAGGAAGAATCGCAAGCCCTATGGTCCTATTTGTCGTGGAGTAGACCTCAACAGGAACTTCAATTCTTCGTGGAATGGACCAGGATCCAGCTCTGATCCCTGCACTTATGATTTTGCCGGTGGTTCTGTAAATAGTGAACCGGAAGTTGCAGCCATTGCACAATTTATCAAGACTCACGTCAAAGAGTCACGTATTAAGACCTTCCTGAGTCTCCACTCGTATTCGCAGCTTCTCATGTTCCCGTTTGGAAGTACAACGGAGCAGGTGCCAAATTACAGtgatttaaaggaaatcggaCAGAAAGCCATTGATGCCTTAGCCAAGAAACATGGTACGAAATTCAAGACTGGCAGTATCATTGAGACCATTTATCCCTCAAGTGGTGGGAGCAGTGATTGGGCTTATGAAGAAGTTGGCATAAAGATTTCGTACACTTTTGAACTCAGGGGACCACCAGATAGTACGGATATGTTCATTTTGCCAGCCAATCAAATAACCCCCGTTGGAGAGGAGACTCTCGAAGCTTTCATTGTAATCATGAATGAAGCTAAAGCTCGAGGATACTACAATGATGCCTAA
- the LOC129791850 gene encoding uncharacterized protein LOC129791850 — MILIEREGIIKALSKTESFVSGLSSADTAYLDRKVLQMQIHQVNNLQAKFESVQDDIISHKTGKGKDHEASFKHSVLMRCAKIIQDTTHLLTFYPKEEPCTDTSPSGTLCSLMREMIQQNNQFLAKLNATASTTTPIDSRSLRLPQTELPKFSGEYCEWIPFKNRFNSCIANIPNLSKVQKLDYLKASLSGDAASTIGYLPTTENNFDVAWELLRNRFEINSETIAGHGRNPCDMPSVSSSDPSQRCINATHTATTSAKSNSRSHPSAGNSSKEYANDFHTTAAASKCQCCDQSSHPLYKCPQFLAQNPDEKYETVKTLNLCRNCLAPHLTRTCTYRKCRRCQGRHNILLHDKFVGESAANPPAQIPTPSAIIPPSVAHQPAPTPGVPAPNHSSALSASAVSERTLQPGPRVSCATAMVDELTVSGEKISCRALLDSGAQVCIMTSNLLQKLKLPKSPSEIFVVGIGNQANSVKHKITATISSQRNNVSHSFNCNILPEISGNIPTWDEDTNTMHPPLHFPFDDPDRNVSCTVDLNICSESYRANWVSDIFYLGSSLPPLREIFHGYVIVDEHKPPPQVQDVHHVSSTPILEEMLCTSGELEEPPVEASVMNQQLQPGAHFSRTYQRFAVRRFNVRLPVRNQPDPLKVFCPQSVRQFLALERQVNKKPPFNILYVEVMRHRVKKKWLWSVSLPDSKILSYFMSHQGMMTESSTTTELRMMPNVSAKLSSDDSLNDLAPIGPMVFPDHAVTFPRFRLHLHSKTADILKMDPEDYHFHQLMWQSFVDDTLRDRYIPKVCCEVASPLHVILRALVQLFDGHNAEVPLASSIVRFLLYVDDITPTTFSLNGDSIMNHLNFQTSVDAFMEIHLRRTLAPAIAQLFNSYSLIGKSFTNGGPLPKDYQASNSSPFSCGFISSINYLALCLMSLVVQPEVLHQETRYVGCIFPQNLTK; from the exons ATGATTCTGATTGAACGTGAAGGAATCATCAAGGCACTCTCCAAGACGGAATCCTTCGTCAGTGGCTTATCGTCTGCAGATACGGCCTACCTTGATCGTAAAGTCCTCCAAATGCAAATCCATCAGGTCAACAACCTCCAAGCAAAGTTCGAGAGCGTGCAAGATGACATCATCAGCCACAAGACTGGCAAAGGGAAAGATCATGAAGCGTCTTTCAAGCACTCAGTCTTGATGCGCTGCGCCAAAATCATCCAAGATACGACTCACTTGTTGACGTTCTACCCAAAGGAGGAACCCTGTACAGACACTTCGCCTTCTGGAACCCTCTGTAGCCTCATGAGGGAGATGATTCAGCAGAACAACCAGTTCCTCGCCAAGCTCAACGCAACCGCAAGTACAACCACTCCTATTGATAGTCGCTCCTTAAGACTCCCTCAAACTGAATTGCCCAAATTTTCCGGTGAATATTGTGAGTGGATTCCTTTCAAAAACCGATTCAATTCCTGCATTGCCAATATTCCCAATTTATCAAAAGTCCAGAAGCTTGATTACCTGAAAGCTTCCCTGAGTGGAGATGCCGCCTCTACAATTGGTTATCTCCCTACCACCGAAAACAATTTTGATGTAGCTTGGGAACTCTTAAGAAATcggtttgaaataaattctgaaaCCATCGCTGGGCATGGTCGTAACCCTTGCGACATGCCATCCGTCTCCTCCTCTGATCCAAGTCAGCGATGCATCAATGCCACTCATACAGCCACTACATCTGCGAAATCCAATTCGCGCTCACATCCTTCCGCTGGCAATTCATCCAAGGAATATGCCAATGATTTTCACACAACAGCGGCAGCATCTAAATGCCAGTGCTGCGACCAATCCTCTCATCCACTGTACAAGTGCCCTCAATTTCTTGCACAGAATCCGGATGAGAAATATGAGACAGTCAAGACGCTCAACCTGTGTAGAAACTGTCTCGCTCCACATCTTACTCGCACTTGTACCTACCGCAAGTGTCGCAGGTGCCAAGGCCGGCACAATATACTACTGCATGATAAGTTCGTGGGTGAGTCTGCTGCCAACCCGCCGGCTCAGATACCAACGCCTTCGGCTATCATTCCTCCGTCTGTTGCCCATCAGCCTGCGCCAACTCCTGGTGTGCCAGCACCAAACCACTCTTCGGCCCTTTCCGCGTCCGCCGTGTCCGAACGCACTCTCCAACCTGGCCCAAGAGTATCCTGTGCCACAGCCATGGTGGATGAGCTCACTGTTAGCGGGGAGAAGATTTCTTGCCGTGCTCTCCTTGACAGTGGAGCCCAAGTCTGCATCATGACGTCCAATTTGCTCCAGAAATTGAAGCTTCCGAAATCCCCTTCGGAAATCTTTGTTGTGGGCATAGGCAATCAGGCGAACTCAGTGAAACACAAAATCACTGCTACTATATCCTCACAAAGAAACAATGTTTCCCACTCATTCAACTGCAACATACTTCCGGAAATCTCAGGCAACATTCCAACTTGGGATGAGGATACCAATACAATGCATCCACCACTGCACTTCCCCTTTGATGATCCAGATCGGAATGTTTCTTGTACTGTCGATTTGAACATCTGCAGTGAATCGTATCGGGCCAATTGGGTGTCCGACATTTTCTATCTGGGCTCCAGTCTTCCACCCCTCCGGGAGATTTTCCACGGCTATGTGATCGTAGATGAGCACAAACCTCCTCCACAGGTCCAGGATGTTCATCACGTCAGTAGCACTCCAATCCTAGAAGAAATGTTGTGCACATCCGGGGAGCTTGAAGAACCACCGGTTGAGGCTTCCGTTATGAACCAGCAGTTGCAACCCGGTGCTCACTTCTCCAGAACCTACCAGAGGTTTGCTGTGAGAAGATTCAATGTGAGATTGCCCGTCAGGAACCAACCTGACCCTCTGAAGGTTTTCTGTCCACAGTCCGTGCGACAATTTCTGGCACTGGAGCGCCAGGTGAACAAAAAGCCTCCCTTCAACATACTGTACGTCGAAGTGATGAGACACCGTGTGAAGAAGAAATGGCTATGGTCAGTTTCTTTACCAGATTCCAAGATTCTCAGCTACTTCATGTCTCACCAGGGGATGATGACCGAATCCAGCACAACTACTGAGTTGAGAATGATGCCCAACGTCTCTGCAAAATTATCTTCGGACGACAGTTTGAATGACCTAGCTCCAATAGGTCCCATGGTCTTCCCTGACCACGCCGTCACCTTTCCGAGGTTCCGCCTCCATTTACATTCAAAGACGGCAGACATCTTGAAGATGGATCCCGAAGACTACCATTTCCATCAACTGATGTGGCAATCCTTCGTAGATGACACACTTCGAGACCGCTACATTCCCAAGGTCTGTTGTGAGGTAGCATCGCCGCTACATGTGATCTTACGTGCACTCGTTCAACTATTTGATGGCCACAACGCTGAAGTCCCATTAGCTTCCAGCATAGTGCGATTTCTCTTATATGTTGACGACATCACTCCAACCACATTCAGTCTCAATGGGGATTCCATCATGAACCATTTGAACTTCCAAACTTCCGTGGATGCTTTCATGGAGATACACTTGAGGAGAACTTTGGCTCCTGCCATTGCCCAACTCTTCAATTCCTACAGCCTGATAG GAAAATCCTTCACCAATGGAGGACCTTTGCCAAAGGACTATCAGGCGTCCAATTCATCTCCATTCTCCTGTGGATTTATTTCCTCCATCAATTATCTCGCATTGTGCCTCATGTCTTTGGTGGTACAACCAGAAGTACTTCATCAGGAGACACGCTACGTGGGATGCATCTTCCCCCAGAATCTCACAAAGTGA
- the LOC129787438 gene encoding zinc carboxypeptidase-like isoform X1 → MSRENLHFLTLFLIISVSVSSCDIADKARYDNYRLYRLHLETEEQVKMLQELEKMSDSYIFIGHARHPDQDLTIIVAAHKIAEAADLFKRYNITAQVLVFNIQEKIEKEWDNVLPEKTPGYQLDWQHYFHLETINQWLDLQLSNHKDLTSVSLGNSFEGRNIRGVKLSRKAGNTAVFVEGGIHAREWISPATSTYILNQLLTSSDPRVKELSENFDWFFFPVVNPDGYVYTFENDRLWRKNRKPYGPICRGVDLNRNFNSSWNGPGSSSDPCTYDFAGGSVNSEPEVAAIAQFIKTHVKESRIKTFLSLHSYSQLLMFPFGSTTEQVPNYSDLKEIGQKAIDALAKKHGTKFKTGSIIETIYPSSGGSSDWAYEEVGIKISYTFELRGPPDSTDMFILPANQITPVGEETLEAFIVIMNEAKARGYYNDA, encoded by the exons ATGTCTCGGGAAAATCTgcattttcttactcttttcTTGATTATTTCAGTGTCGGTCAGTTCATGTGATATTGCTGATAAGGCACGCTATGACAACTACCGGCTGTACCGGCTTCATCTGGAGACCGAGGAGCAGGTGAAGATGCTGCAGGAATTGGAGAAAATGAGCGACAGCTACATTTTCATTGGGCACGCCAGGCATCCGGATCAGGACTTAACAATAATTGTTGCTGCTCATAAGATTGCCGAAGCTGCGGATCTCTTCAAGAGATACAACATTACAGCCCAGGTGCTGGTCTTCAATATTCAGGAGAAGATTGAGAAAGAATGGGATAATGTGCTGCCAGAGAAAACGCCTGGGTATCAATTGGATTGGCAGCATTACTTCCATTTGGAGACCATCAATCAGTGGTTGGATCTTCAACTGAGCAACCACAAGGATCTCACCTCTGTAAGTCTGGGAAATAGTTTCGAAGGACGCAACATCAGAGGTGTTAAGTTGTCGAGGAAAGCTGGGAATACAGCAGTGTTTGTGGAAGGGGGTATTCATGCAAGAGAATGGATTTCACCTGCAACCAGCACATACATTCTCAATCAACTTCTCACGTCATCAG atcCTCGTGTGAAGGAATTATCAGAGAATTTTGACTGGTTTTTCTTCCCTGTCGTCAATCCTGATGGTTACGTTTACACCTTTGAAAATGATCGTTTGTGGAGGAAGAATCGCAAGCCCTATGGTCCTATTTGTCGTGGAGTAGACCTCAACAGGAACTTCAATTCTTCGTGGAATGGACCAGGATCCAGCTCTGATCCCTGCACTTATGATTTTGCCGGTGGTTCTGTAAATAGTGAACCGGAAGTTGCAGCCATTGCACAATTTATCAAGACTCACGTCAAAGAGTCACGTATTAAGACCTTCCTGAGTCTCCACTCGTATTCGCAGCTTCTCATGTTCCCGTTTGGAAGTACAACGGAGCAGGTGCCAAATTACAGtgatttaaaggaaatcggaCAGAAAGCCATTGATGCCTTAGCCAAGAAACATGGTACGAAATTCAAGACTGGCAGTATCATTGAGACCATTTATCCCTCAAGTGGTGGGAGCAGTGATTGGGCTTATGAAGAAGTTGGCATAAAGATTTCGTACACTTTTGAACTCAGGGGACCACCAGATAGTACGGATATGTTCATTTTGCCAGCCAATCAAATAACCCCCGTTGGAGAGGAGACTCTCGAAGCTTTCATTGTAATCATGAATGAAGCTAAAGCTCGAGGATACTACAATGATGCCTAA
- the LOC129787424 gene encoding SET domain-containing protein SmydA-8-like: protein MAPSISSCAVCGVEANLKCGGCKNVVYCGKDHQKVHWRKGHKAMCKCVELKVDEVMGRYLSATRDIKQGEVIFREKPLAIGPKVSCMPMCLGCNVFLTLKPKEKNYYKCSQCNWPLCGPSCEKSPLHTEECSLMASRKFKAQINATPAEEGKKEAAYCAIVPLRCCLLKESDPEGFQRLCELQSHLEKRIETPLYRVLKANLITFIKTILRLDFDEFTIMRITAILDTNCFEIRHQHKNIKVRALYPQASMIAHSCVPNTTHVFSEDFEFVLIATVDIAKGSPIFVTYGQTLQGTLQRREHLRQVKFFECFCERCADPTELSTFAGSFNCTRCNNGKMIPTNPFEDTAPWRCSACESEISAKQVINGNRAIMTEISELDQHSPKEFEAFLLKYRDILHGTNTHMLQVKYALSQLYGNIPGFQLQQLSEAAIIRKIDICRELLEVGKLLEPGLSFFRGYLLMDLQSVLAIQAKRDFDNKTANREETLRLLTEAMDLLQEAVKILSPDPALKEFIDTKVQEMTTLMQL from the exons ATGGCACCATCAATCAGTTCGTGTGCCGTGTGTGGTGTTGAGGCGAATTTGAAGTGTGGCGGCTGTAAAAATGTCGTCTACTGTGGGAAAGATCATCAAAAGGTCCACTGGCGAAAAGGTCACAAGGCCATGTGCAAGTGCGTGGAG ctaAAAGTTGACGAAGTGATGGGAAGATACTTGAGTGCCACGCGTGATATTAAGCAAGGAGAAGTGATCTTCCGGGAGAAACCCCTGGCAATTGGTCCCAAAGTCTCCTGCATGCCAATGTGCCTCGGTTGCAATGTCTTCTTGACTCTGAAGCCCAAAGAGAAGAACTACTACAAATGCTCTCAATGCAACTGGCCCCTCTGTGGTCCTTCTTGTGAAAAATCTCCATTACACACCGAAGAATGCTCCTTGATGGCATCCAGGAAGTTTAAAGCACAAATTAATGCTACTCCAGCTGAGGAGGGCAAGAAGGAAGCTGCTTACTGTGCTATTGTACCCTTGAGATGTTGCCTACTGAAGGAATCTGATCCTGAAGg CTTTCAGAGACTTTGTGAACTTCAGTCGCATTTGGAGAAGCGAATAGAGACCCCGTTGTATCGTGTCCTGAAGGCAAATCTCATTACCTTCATCAAGACCATCCTAAGGTTGGACTTTGATGAGTTCACCATAATGCGAATAACAGCAATTCTGGACACTAATTGCTTCGAAATTCGTCATcagcataaaaatatcaaagttaGAGCTCTTTATCCACAAGCTTCAATGATTGCTCATAGCTGTGTTCCCAACACAACGCACGTCTTCAGTGAGGACTTTGAATTTGTTCTCATTGCAACAGTTGATATAGCTAAAGGATCACCAATTTTCGTAACCTACGGCCAGACGCTGCAGGGAACTCTCCAGAGAAGAGAGCATCTGAGACAGGTGAAATTTTTCGAATGTTTCTGCGAAAGGTGCGCAGATCCCACGGAATTGAGCACCTTTGCAGGATCCTTCAACTGTACACGCTGCAATAATGGTAAGATGATCCCAACTAATCCCTTTGAGGATACAGCCCCATGGAGATGCTCAGCATGTGAGAGCGAAATCTCAGCTAAGCAAGTAATCAATGGGAATAGGGCGATCATGACGGAGATCTCGGAACTAGATCAGCATTCACCAAAAGAATTTGAGGCTTTTCTGCTAAAGTACAGAGATATTCTCCATGGAACCAATACTCACATGCTTCaa GTAAAGTACGCCCTGAGTCAACTATATGGAAATATTCCGGGTTTCCAACTGCAACAGCTGAGTGAAGCTGCAATAATACGGAAGATCGACATTTGCCGTGAACTCCTTGAGGTGGGTAAGCTCCTAGAACCCGGACTCAGCTTCTTTCGCGGGTACCTCCTGATGGATCTCCAGAGTGTTCTGGCAATCCAGGCTAAGCGTGATTTTGACAATAAAACCGCCAATCGCGAGGAAACCCTACGGCTACTAACTGAAGCCATGGATCTCCTCCAGGAAGCCGTGAAGATTTTGAGTCCAGATCCTGCCCTCAAGGAGTTCATTGATACCAAAGTTCAGGAAATGACTACATTAATGCAATTGTAG
- the LOC129787418 gene encoding high-affinity choline transporter 1 yields MINIAGVVSIVLFYLLILGVGIWAGRKKEEGNDSEEEVMLAGRSIGLFVGIFTMTATWVGGGYINGTAEAIYTTGLVWCQAPFGYALSLVFGGIFFANPMRKQGYITMLDPLQDTFGERMGGLLFLPALCGEVFWAAGILAALGATLTVIIDMDHRTSVILSACIAVFYTLFGGLYSVAYTDVIQLGCIFIGLWMCIPFAWANDHVESLSSMEVDWIGSIDPREQWYYIDYGLLLIFGGIPWQVYFQRVLSSKTAGRAQILSYVAAFGCILMAIPPVLIGAIAKATRWNETGYEGPYPLTTDQTSMILPMVLQYLTPDFVSFFGLGAVSAAVMSSADSSVLSAASMFARNVYRLIFRQRASEMEIIWVMRVSICVVGVLATVMALTIPSIYGLWSMCSDLVYCILFPQLLMVVHFKHHCNTYGSFFAYIVAFIVRLSGGEPLLGLPAAIHYPGYDPVEDRQLFPFRTMAMIFSLFTLVGVSWYSKWVFETGRLAPKYDYFKCVVNIPEDVQRVGEPSEAGEQLSVMASAMGRMYGAATMVGKDEMNGRVNPAMEPDDDLPIAEVQRIRAAGGGGQGGMEAPIPGVGQANTAF; encoded by the exons ATGATTAATATCGCAGGTGTTGTGAGCATTGTGCTGTTCTACCTCCTGATCCTGGGTGTGGGTATTTGGGCGGGACGCAAAAAGGAGGAAGGGAATGATTCGGAGGAGGAGGTGATGCTCGCTGGCAGATCGATTGGTCTCTTCGTGGGTATTTTCACCATGACAG CTACATGGGTTGGTGGTGGTTACATCAATGGAACAGCGGAAGCCATCTATACGACCGGGCTTGTTTGGTGTCAGGCTCCTTTTGGATATGCGCTGAGTCTCGTTTTCG ggggaattttctttgcaaatccAATGCGAAAACAGGGCTACATTACAATGTTGGATCCACTGCAGGATACATTTGGGGAGCGCATGGGTGGTCTCCTCTTCCTTCCAGCCCTCTGTGGTGAAGTCTTCTGGGCAGCTGGAATCCTTGCCGCCCTGGGAGCCACCCTTACCGTAATTATCGACATGGATCATCGTACATCCGTGATCCTGTCGGCATGCATTGCTGTCTTCTACACCCTCTTCGGTGGATTGTATTCCGTGGCGTATACTGATGTCATTCAGTTGGGATGCATCTTTATAGGGCTGTGGATGTGCATCCCATTTGCATGGGCAAACGATCACGTGGAAAGTTTGTCGTCGATGGAAGTTGATTGGATAGGTTCGATAGATCCGAGGGAGCAATGGTATTACATAGACTACGGTCTTCTCCTCATATTTGGGGGGATTCCGTGGCAGGTGTACTTCCAGCGAGTGCTTTCGAGTAAGACAGCCGGCAGGGCACAGATTCTCTCCTATGTGGCGGCTTTTGGGTGCATCCTGATGGCAATCCCACCGGTTTTAATTGGAGCTATCGCCAAAGCCACGA gATGGAATGAAACAGGCTACGAAGGTCCCTATCCGCTGACCACCGATCAGACCAGCATGATCCTGCCGATGGTACTGCAGTACTTAACACCGGATTTTGTATCCTTCTTCGGTTTGGGCGCTGTCTCAGCTGCCGTGATGTCATCTGCGGACTCCTCAGTCCTCTCGGCAGCTTCAATGTTTGCCCGCAATGTCTACCGCCTTATCTTTCGGCAGAGGGCATCAGAGATGGAGATCATTTGGGTGATGCGAGTCTCAATCTGTGTGGTTGGTGTTCTTGCGACTGTGATGGCTTTGACAATACCCTCAATCTATGGTTTATG gtcAATGTGTTCAGATCTCGTCTACTGCATCCTATTCCCTCAG ctCCTCATGGTGGTTCATTTTAAGCACCATTGCAATACCTATGGCAGTTTCTTTGCATACATTGTGGCATTCATCGTGAGATTATCCGGTGGGGAACCTCTTTTGGGACTCCCAGCTGCCATTCACTATCCAGGCTATGATCCTGTTGAAGACCGTCAGCTCTTCCCCTTCCGCACAATGGCCATGATCTTCAGTCTGTTCACTCTGGTTGGGGTGTCCTGGTACAGTAAATGGGTCTTCGAGACAGGACGTTTAGCACCGAAGTATGACTACTTTAAATGTGTAGTTAACATCCCTGAAGACGTCCAAAGGGTTGGAGAGCCATCTGAAGCTGGTGAACAG CTTTCGGTGATGGCCAGTGCTATGGGTCGAATGTACGGGGCTGCAACGATGGTTGGCAAGGACGAGATGAATGGA
- the LOC129787415 gene encoding kanadaptin, with protein MEEEFKVPSLDIKRPVKIAQQKPQQEEKKQSETTDQEKPDPSQLAECPYVEPRWSGRPPDDSSYSFEVLKTGMIIEMVKDLENKPYWVFGRLPQCDIPMAHPTVSRFHAVLQYRPEDDNQPEDEEAKESETGDDLKKKKKVESGWYLYDLNSTHGTFVNKQRIPPKTYIRIRVGHIVKLGASTRQFILQGPTADEEEESELSVTELKELKKQQAIEMLRKQEEERLEQEKREKAREEEGVSWGMMDDAEDEEVDLSVNPYASTNNEQLFLDDPKKTLRGFFEREGLNLEYKCDEMSPGTFVCRVELPVDDAQGRPIVAEVCHKGKKKECVVQCALEACRILDRHGVLRQSHHEPLRRRVPKSDSDDDDDFLDRTGDVERRRQRKTNSGSTSALSYDDLLEQQRKIQSQLDEIEQKIENFKESEKAAKMTTQNEDEDLDDFMTNLRNEKLIDKAEIRKLRVEQQRLMVELTKVERLVKIATPHLPSIKSLATAPGPGEKKKLALPLFGKRTKLKNDFGVKREERKKPADNLPEEEVEEDEDEKQETKNEKSPEKLIKSAKEKEDLPKHEEASEKKLNTERLAEKSEEVPKEEPSSSVANKERQEKRILGPTIDPEILRKISEISKPEDNLVEHSEKRKLSTSNDQEADEEDKSESTTSKKRKTRSRNREKTRENIDMPDEDVEDDLEKFSGWLPPEDQKGDGMTELNKKLGY; from the exons ATGGAAGAAGAGTTCAAAGTTCCTTCACTGGACATCAAACGTCCTGTGAAGATTGCACAGCAAAAACCACAGCAGGAGGAGAAGAAACAAAGTGAGACAACTGACCAGGAGAAGCCAGATCCATCCCAGCTAGCTGAATGCCCGTACGTGGAGCCACGATGGTCAGGAAGACCTCCAGATGATTCTTCCTACTCCTTTGAGGTCCTGAAAACAGGGATGATCATCGAAATGGTTAAGGATCTGGAGAATAAACCGTACTGGGTATTTGGGAGGCTGCCTCAATGTGATATTCCGATGGCACATCCAACAGTGTCCAG GTTCCACGCTGTCCTGCAGTATCGTCCTGAAGATGACAATCAACCAGAGGATGAGGAAGCCAAGGAATCCGAAACCGGTGATGAtctcaaaaagaagaaaaaagtagaATCCGGATGGTACCTCTATGATCTAAACAGCACTCATGGAACATTCGTAAATAAGCAGAGGATTCCTCCTAAAACCTACATAAGGATTCGTGTGGGTCATATTGTAAAGTTGGGTGCCAGCACACGTCAATTTATTCTGCAAGGACCAACAGCTGATGAGGAGGAAGAATCTGAACTCTCAGTGACTGAATTGAAGGAGCTAAAGAAGCAGCAGGCTATTGAAATGCTGAGGAAGCAGGAAGAAGAGCGTCTTGAACAGGAAAAACGTGAGAAAGCACGAGAAGAGGAGGGAGTCAGTTGGGGGATGATGGATGATGCTGAAGACGAGGAAGTTGATCTCTCTGTGAATCCCTACGCTTCTACCAACAATGAGCAGCTCTTTTTGGATGATCCCAAAAAGACACTTCGAGGTTTCTTTGAACGTGAAGGATTGAACCTGGAATACAAATGTGACGAGATGTCTCCTGGGACGTTTGTGTGTCGCGTGGAATTGCCCGTGGATGATGCTCAGGGGCGACCAATTGTTGCAGAAGTTTGCCATaaagggaagaaaaaggaGTGTGTTGTTCAGTGCGCTTTGGAAGCTTGTCGAATCCTCGATAGGCACGGAGTCCTGCGTCAATCCCACCATGAACCCCTCCGCAGAAGAGTCCCCAAGTCAGATTCAGACGACGACGATGATTTCCTGGACAGGACGGGAGATGTGGAAAGGAGGAGACAGAGAAAGACAAATTCCGGAAGCACATCTGCTCTCAGTTATGATGATTTGCTGGAGCAGCAGCGGAAAATTCAGTCCCAGTTGGATGAGATTGagcagaaaattgagaatttcaagGAGTCCGAGAAAGCAGCCAAGATGACTACACAAAATGAAGATGAAGACTTGGATGACTTTATGACAAATCTCCggaatgagaaattaattgacaAAGCTGAAATTCGGAAGCTTCGTGTGGAGCAACAGAGACTCATGGTTGAGCTAACAAAGGTTGAAAGGCTGGTCAAGATTGCCACACCTCACTTGCCATCTATTAAATCTCTAGCCACTGCACCGGGTCCaggagagaagaagaaacttGCTCTTCCGCTTTTTGGGAAGAGGACAAAGCTAAAGAATGATTTTGGTGTTAAACGCGAGGAAAGAAAGAAACCTGCTGATAATTTACCCGAAGAGGAAGTTGAAGAGGATGAAGATGAGAAGCAGGAgacgaaaaatgaaaaatctccggaaaaactgataaaatcGGCTAAAGAAAAGGAAGATTTGCCAAAGCATGAGGAAGCTtcggaaaagaaattaaataccGAAAGATTGGCTGAAAAATCAGAAGAGGTTCCCAAAGAAGAACCTTCAAGCTCAGTTGCCAATAAGGAGCGGCAAGAAAAGAGAATCCTTGGTCCAACAATAGATCCAGAAATTCTTCgaaaaatatctgaaatttCCAAGCCAGAAGATAACCTAGTTGAACATTCAGAAAAGAGAAAACTCTCAACTTCAAATGATCAGGAAGCAGATGAAGAAGACAAGAGTGAATCAACAACGAGTAAGAAACGCAAAACACGCTCACGGAATCGAGAGAAAACTCGCGAAAACATTGACATGCCCGATGAGGACGTAGAAGATGACTTGGAGAAATTTTCCGGATGGCTCCCACCGGAAGATCAGAAGGGAGACGGGATGACCGAACTAAATAAGAAGCTTGGTTATTGA